Proteins from one Bradyrhizobium roseum genomic window:
- a CDS encoding GMC family oxidoreductase: protein MNDFLPSDLPAFADRVAANQRQLSEHSRGSYDFIVCGAGSSGSVVARRLAENPSVAVLLIEAGGTDEVPTVMEPGAWPANLGSATDWGYVAEPNPHLNGRAIPMSMGKVLGGGSSINVMVWARGHRSDWDFFAEEAGDQSWGHDAVSKIFREIENWQGTPDPRHRGTGGPVFVQPSPDPGPAAVAMLDAAKEIGIPTFASQNGEMMEGDGGCAFTDVLIRNGRRHSIFRAYTYPFLDRPNLTLLTGTQVTRVLIEHGKAVGVEAVHQGRTLRFEAAREVILSLGAVQTPAVLMRSGIGAERDLRSLGIPVVQDLPGVGQNLQDHVSFGCIWEYREPVAPRNSGSEATLYWKSRASLPNPDLLFCQAEFPVPSPETAGRGTPAHGWTMFAGLALPKSRGRVSLPSAEPLATPRIEANMLSHPDDVTAAIACVEMCRALGNTRAFEPLVARESMPGHLGAAEMERFVRDSAVTYWHQTCTAKMGRDAMSVVDSKLKVYGVDRLRIADGSVMPRITTGNTMAPCVIIGEKAARALRDEHGI from the coding sequence ATGAATGACTTTCTGCCCTCTGATCTTCCGGCGTTTGCGGACCGCGTTGCCGCCAATCAACGCCAGCTCAGCGAACATTCCCGCGGCAGCTACGACTTCATCGTCTGTGGCGCCGGCAGCTCCGGCTCGGTCGTCGCACGGCGCCTCGCCGAAAATCCGTCCGTCGCCGTCCTGCTGATCGAAGCCGGCGGCACCGACGAGGTACCGACCGTCATGGAGCCGGGGGCGTGGCCGGCCAACCTCGGCAGCGCGACCGACTGGGGCTATGTCGCGGAGCCCAACCCCCATCTGAACGGCCGGGCCATTCCGATGTCGATGGGCAAGGTGCTGGGTGGAGGCTCCAGCATCAACGTGATGGTATGGGCGCGCGGCCACCGCAGCGATTGGGACTTCTTCGCCGAGGAAGCCGGCGATCAATCCTGGGGCCATGACGCGGTCTCGAAAATCTTCCGGGAGATCGAGAACTGGCAAGGCACGCCCGATCCGCGCCATCGCGGCACCGGAGGCCCCGTCTTCGTGCAACCCTCGCCCGATCCCGGGCCGGCCGCGGTGGCGATGCTCGACGCGGCGAAAGAGATCGGCATTCCGACCTTCGCAAGCCAGAACGGCGAGATGATGGAGGGCGACGGCGGCTGCGCCTTCACCGACGTGCTGATCCGCAACGGTCGGCGCCACTCCATCTTCCGCGCCTACACCTACCCGTTTCTCGACCGGCCCAATCTCACGCTGCTGACCGGCACGCAGGTGACCCGCGTCCTGATCGAACACGGCAAGGCCGTCGGCGTCGAGGCGGTCCACCAAGGTCGGACGCTGCGGTTCGAGGCGGCCAGAGAAGTGATCCTCTCGCTGGGCGCGGTGCAGACGCCGGCGGTGCTGATGCGTTCCGGCATCGGCGCCGAGCGTGATCTCCGGTCGCTCGGCATCCCCGTGGTCCAAGACCTGCCCGGCGTCGGCCAGAACCTGCAGGATCACGTGTCGTTCGGATGCATCTGGGAATATCGCGAGCCGGTGGCGCCGCGCAACAGCGGCAGCGAGGCGACGCTGTACTGGAAATCCCGCGCGTCGCTCCCGAACCCGGACCTGCTGTTCTGCCAGGCCGAGTTTCCGGTGCCGAGCCCGGAGACCGCGGGCCGCGGCACGCCGGCACACGGCTGGACGATGTTCGCCGGTCTCGCTCTGCCGAAGAGCCGAGGCCGGGTAAGCCTTCCAAGCGCCGAGCCGCTTGCGACCCCGCGGATCGAAGCCAACATGCTGTCGCATCCCGACGACGTGACGGCGGCGATCGCCTGCGTCGAGATGTGTCGCGCGCTCGGCAACACCCGCGCCTTCGAACCGCTGGTGGCGCGCGAGTCGATGCCCGGCCATCTCGGCGCCGCCGAGATGGAGCGCTTCGTGCGCGACTCAGCGGTGACTTACTGGCATCAGACGTGCACGGCGAAGATGGGACGCGATGCGATGTCCGTGGTCGACAGCAAGCTCAAGGTCTACGGCGTCGACCGGCTTCGCATCGCCGACGGCTCGGTGATGCCGCGGATCACCACCGGGAACACGATGGCGCCGTGCGTCATCATCGGAGAGAAGGCGGCCCGCGCGCTGCGGGACGAGCACGGTATATGA
- a CDS encoding GAF domain-containing protein produces the protein MDAMDKEILTTAEAAKILGVSVRTAQLLIEGGSIASWKTPGGHRRVYRRDVLAVISGPGQTPMFASARVIVIARPERIADYEAVLAKVNDCVVESYTDLYAALLAIGSRLPAAVVIEAEQSGTSGLGVLESLHADPALGCTRILIVGRSAAERQSGAIGPDTGMTWFIDGLPALPEAIEAAIRGAVEHPAPFATPPSFPFPANESQRLLALERSGLVDTPPEDSFDRLTWLAARSLDAPVALLTLLTPTRQWFKSRYGLDLAETPRGWAFCNHTILQKSIMVAENLATDQRFAENPAVSGELGFRFYAGCPVVDPDGFTLGSLCVIDTRPRTLDDTQKQILANLAALASDEIKLRATDRQLRWAIEHETPKGRAAAPAQS, from the coding sequence ATGGACGCAATGGACAAGGAAATCCTGACGACGGCGGAGGCCGCCAAGATTCTGGGCGTCTCGGTGCGCACGGCGCAGCTTTTGATCGAAGGCGGCTCGATCGCTTCCTGGAAAACCCCGGGAGGTCATCGCCGGGTCTACCGCCGCGACGTGCTCGCGGTGATATCCGGCCCCGGCCAGACGCCGATGTTTGCCTCCGCGCGGGTGATCGTGATCGCACGCCCGGAACGGATCGCCGATTACGAAGCCGTTCTGGCGAAGGTGAATGACTGTGTCGTGGAGAGTTACACGGACCTCTATGCGGCGCTGCTCGCGATCGGCTCCCGGCTGCCGGCCGCCGTCGTGATCGAAGCCGAACAGTCGGGCACCAGCGGATTGGGCGTGCTGGAGAGTCTGCACGCCGATCCGGCGCTTGGATGTACCCGGATCCTGATCGTCGGCCGTTCGGCGGCAGAGCGTCAGAGCGGCGCGATCGGTCCAGACACCGGCATGACGTGGTTCATCGACGGATTGCCCGCGTTGCCGGAGGCGATCGAGGCCGCCATTCGGGGCGCCGTCGAGCACCCCGCTCCGTTCGCGACCCCGCCCTCGTTTCCCTTTCCGGCCAATGAGAGCCAGCGGCTTCTTGCGCTCGAACGCTCCGGCCTGGTGGACACGCCGCCGGAGGATTCGTTCGATCGTCTGACCTGGCTGGCGGCGCGCAGCCTCGACGCTCCGGTCGCGCTGCTGACGCTGCTCACCCCGACCCGCCAATGGTTCAAGTCGCGCTACGGGCTTGATCTGGCCGAGACGCCGCGCGGCTGGGCGTTCTGCAATCACACCATTCTGCAGAAGAGCATCATGGTCGCGGAGAACCTCGCGACCGACCAGCGCTTCGCGGAGAATCCGGCGGTGTCAGGGGAGCTCGGGTTTCGGTTTTACGCCGGCTGTCCGGTGGTCGATCCCGACGGCTTCACGTTGGGTTCACTCTGCGTGATCGACACCAGGCCGCGCACGCTCGACGACACCCAGAAGCAGATCCTTGCCAATCTCGCCGCGCTCGCCTCGGACGAGATCAAGCTGCGCGCCACGGATCGCCAGCTGCGCTGGGCGATCGAACACGAGACCCCAAAAGGCCGCGCGGCAGCGCCGGCCCAAAGCTAG
- a CDS encoding succinate dehydrogenase iron-sulfur subunit — MAEFALPKNSKITGGKAWPKPAGATETREFRVYRWNPDDGKNPSVDTYHVDINDCGPMVLDGLIWIKNNIDPTLTFRRSCREGVCGSCAMNIDGQNTLACTKSMHDVAEGGAVKVNPLPHQPVVKDLVPDLTNFYAQYASIEPWLKTTTPTPQKEWKQSHEDREKLDGLYECILCACCSTSCPSYWWNSDRFLGPAALLQANRWVTDSRDEATGERLDNLEDPFRLYRCHTIMNCAKACPKGLNPSEAIAELKLKMVERQI, encoded by the coding sequence ATGGCTGAATTCGCGCTTCCGAAAAATTCCAAGATCACCGGCGGCAAGGCCTGGCCGAAGCCGGCCGGCGCCACCGAGACGCGCGAGTTCAGGGTGTATCGGTGGAATCCGGATGACGGCAAGAATCCGAGCGTCGACACCTATCATGTCGATATCAACGATTGTGGGCCGATGGTGCTGGACGGCCTGATCTGGATCAAGAACAACATCGACCCGACGCTGACCTTCCGCCGCTCCTGCCGCGAGGGCGTCTGCGGCTCCTGCGCCATGAACATCGACGGCCAGAACACGCTGGCCTGCACCAAGTCGATGCACGATGTGGCCGAAGGCGGCGCCGTGAAGGTCAACCCGCTGCCGCACCAGCCCGTCGTGAAGGACCTGGTGCCCGACCTGACCAATTTCTACGCGCAATACGCCTCCATCGAGCCGTGGCTGAAGACCACCACGCCGACGCCGCAGAAGGAATGGAAGCAGAGCCACGAGGACCGCGAAAAGCTCGACGGCCTCTACGAATGCATCCTGTGCGCCTGCTGCTCGACCTCCTGCCCGAGCTACTGGTGGAACAGCGACCGCTTCCTCGGCCCCGCCGCCCTGCTGCAGGCGAACCGCTGGGTGACGGATTCCCGCGACGAGGCCACCGGCGAGCGGCTCGACAACCTCGAGGATCCGTTCCGGCTCTACCGCTGCCACACCATTATGAACTGCGCCAAGGCGTGCCCGAAGGGTCTCAACCCCTCAGAAGCCATCGCCGAGCTCAAGCTGAAGATGGTCGAACGGCAGATCTAG
- the sdhA gene encoding succinate dehydrogenase flavoprotein subunit, whose protein sequence is MASQGNGKATNGSAPATNGKAYPIEDHTYDVVVVGAGGAGLRAVVGCSEAGLRTACITKVFPTRSHTVAAQGGISASLGNMHPDDWRWHMYDTVKGSDWLGDQDAIEYMVRNAPEAVYELEHWGVPFSRTEDGKIYQRPFGGMTMDYGKGQAQRTCAAADRTGHAMLHTMYGQALRHSAEFYIEFFAIDLIMDDQGVCRGVIALKLDDGTLHRFKAQTTILATGGYGRAYASCTSAHTCTGDGGGMVLRAGLPLQDMEFIQFHPTGIYGSGCLVTEGARGEGGYLVNSEGERFMERYAPSAKDLASRDVVSRSMTIEIREGRGVGKKKDHIFLHLDHLDPKVLNERLPGISESAKIFANVDVTREPIPIVPTVHYNMGGIPTNYHAEVLTKKNGEDNAVVPGLMAIGEAACVSVHGANRLGSNSLIDLVVFGRAAALRLAEKLTPNGKQPDLPAGSSDLALGRLDQYRYASGGTPTAKLREGMQHVMQSNCAVFRTGEILTEGQNLIHKVHGGIGDVATTDRSLVWNSDLIETLEFDNLIAQAVVTMDSAANRTESRGAHAREDFSERDDKNWMKHTLAWIDKGGKTTIDYRPVHDYTMTNDVQYIPPKARVY, encoded by the coding sequence ATGGCCTCTCAAGGTAACGGCAAGGCCACCAACGGTAGTGCCCCCGCCACCAACGGAAAAGCCTATCCGATCGAGGACCACACCTATGACGTGGTGGTCGTCGGCGCCGGCGGCGCCGGCCTGCGCGCCGTGGTCGGCTGCTCGGAAGCGGGGCTTCGCACCGCCTGCATCACCAAGGTTTTCCCGACCCGCTCGCACACCGTGGCGGCGCAGGGCGGCATCTCGGCCTCGCTCGGCAACATGCATCCGGACGACTGGCGCTGGCACATGTACGACACCGTCAAGGGGTCGGACTGGCTCGGCGACCAGGACGCGATCGAATACATGGTGCGCAACGCCCCGGAAGCGGTCTACGAACTCGAGCATTGGGGCGTGCCGTTCTCGCGCACCGAGGACGGCAAGATCTACCAGCGCCCGTTCGGCGGCATGACCATGGACTACGGCAAGGGCCAGGCGCAGCGCACCTGCGCCGCCGCCGACCGCACCGGCCACGCCATGCTGCACACGATGTACGGCCAGGCGCTGCGCCACTCGGCCGAATTCTACATCGAGTTCTTTGCCATCGATTTGATTATGGACGACCAGGGCGTCTGCCGCGGCGTCATCGCGCTGAAGCTCGACGACGGCACGCTGCATCGTTTCAAGGCGCAAACCACGATCCTCGCGACCGGCGGCTACGGCCGCGCCTACGCTTCCTGCACCTCGGCGCATACCTGCACCGGCGACGGCGGCGGCATGGTGCTGCGCGCCGGCCTGCCGCTGCAGGACATGGAATTCATCCAGTTCCACCCGACCGGCATCTATGGCTCGGGCTGCCTGGTCACCGAGGGCGCGCGCGGCGAAGGCGGCTATCTCGTCAATTCCGAAGGCGAACGCTTCATGGAGCGGTACGCGCCCTCCGCCAAGGATCTCGCCTCGCGCGACGTCGTCTCGCGCTCGATGACCATCGAGATCCGCGAAGGACGCGGCGTCGGCAAGAAGAAGGACCACATCTTCCTGCACCTCGATCATCTCGATCCCAAGGTGCTGAACGAGCGGCTGCCGGGCATTTCCGAATCGGCGAAGATTTTCGCCAATGTCGACGTCACCCGCGAACCGATCCCGATCGTGCCGACGGTGCACTACAACATGGGCGGCATCCCGACCAATTATCACGCCGAAGTTCTGACCAAGAAGAACGGCGAAGACAATGCGGTCGTGCCCGGCCTGATGGCGATCGGCGAAGCCGCCTGCGTGTCCGTGCACGGCGCCAATCGTCTGGGTTCGAACTCGCTGATCGACCTCGTGGTGTTTGGCCGCGCCGCCGCACTCCGGCTGGCCGAAAAGCTGACGCCGAACGGCAAGCAGCCGGACCTGCCGGCGGGATCGTCGGACCTCGCGCTCGGCCGCCTCGATCAGTATCGCTACGCCTCCGGCGGCACGCCGACCGCAAAACTGCGCGAGGGCATGCAGCACGTCATGCAGAGCAATTGCGCGGTGTTCCGCACCGGCGAGATTCTCACCGAAGGCCAGAATCTGATCCACAAGGTGCATGGTGGCATCGGCGACGTCGCCACCACCGATCGCTCGCTGGTGTGGAATTCCGACCTGATCGAAACGCTCGAATTCGACAACCTGATCGCGCAGGCGGTCGTGACGATGGATTCGGCGGCGAACCGCACCGAAAGCCGCGGCGCCCATGCGCGCGAGGATTTTTCCGAGCGCGACGACAAGAACTGGATGAAGCACACGCTGGCGTGGATCGACAAGGGTGGTAAGACCACCATCGATTACCGCCCGGTGCACGACTACACGATGACGAACGACGTTCAGTACATTCCGCCAAAGGCGCGGGTGTATTGA
- the sdhD gene encoding succinate dehydrogenase, hydrophobic membrane anchor protein yields MRTPLGRVRNLGSSHSGTGDFWRQRLTAVAMALLIVPVIVIVLMLTSSNFAGAAQILSSIPVAILLVLFIIASTFHMRIGMQIVIEDYVHNEKIKLACVMANNFFCIAVALASIYAIFKLSSGV; encoded by the coding sequence ATGCGCACGCCGCTGGGCCGTGTCCGCAATCTCGGTTCCTCGCATTCCGGCACCGGCGATTTCTGGCGCCAGCGCCTCACGGCGGTGGCCATGGCGCTGCTGATCGTGCCGGTCATCGTCATTGTCCTGATGCTGACCAGCAGCAATTTTGCCGGCGCCGCGCAGATCCTTTCCTCGATCCCGGTTGCGATCCTGCTGGTCCTGTTCATCATCGCCAGCACATTCCACATGCGCATCGGCATGCAGATCGTGATCGAGGACTACGTGCATAACGAAAAGATCAAGCTCGCCTGCGTGATGGCGAATAATTTCTTCTGTATCGCGGTGGCGCTGGCGTCGATCTACGCGATCTTCAAATTGTCATCGGGAGTTTAG
- the sdhC gene encoding succinate dehydrogenase, cytochrome b556 subunit — protein MTARIERPLSPHLQTYRVTLTMALSIIHRATGIALYFGTLLLAWWLIAAASGPGAYAYVQAFSSSIIGKLILFGYTWALLHHLCSGIRYFFWDLGYGFKPNEREALTWGALVAGISLTVLVWIIAYSVGAK, from the coding sequence ATGACCGCCAGGATCGAACGACCGCTCTCGCCCCATTTGCAGACCTACCGCGTCACCCTGACGATGGCGCTTTCCATCATCCACCGCGCCACTGGAATTGCGCTCTATTTCGGCACGCTGCTGCTCGCATGGTGGCTGATTGCCGCAGCCTCCGGCCCCGGCGCCTACGCCTACGTTCAGGCCTTCAGCAGCAGCATCATCGGCAAGCTGATCCTGTTCGGCTACACGTGGGCGCTGCTGCATCATCTGTGCAGCGGCATCCGCTACTTCTTCTGGGACCTCGGTTACGGCTTCAAGCCCAATGAGCGCGAAGCGCTGACCTGGGGCGCGCTGGTTGCAGGCATCTCGCTGACCGTCCTGGTCTGGATCATCGCCTATTCGGTCGGAGCCAAATAA
- a CDS encoding sulfite exporter TauE/SafE family protein produces the protein MIAGLDPKEVIELALLLVAVGALSGFMAGLFGIGGGAILVPVFYECFRLVGVPLEVRMPLCIGTSLAIIIPTSLSSFRAHYKRGAVDMEILKLWYVPIVIGVLAGSVTARFAPERLFKIVFVMVAWTAATRLLLTRDGWKFGDTIPTGLLMRLYGVVIGLLSTLMGVGGGLFANLLMTFYGRPIHQAVATSSALAVLISIPGALGYAYAGWPAAARFPDVAALQLPFAIGYVSLIGAVLVMPTTLITAPLGVKLAHALSKRALEIAFGTYLFIVGGRFVVSLLNGA, from the coding sequence ATGATCGCCGGCCTCGACCCCAAGGAGGTAATCGAACTCGCCCTGCTGCTGGTCGCGGTAGGCGCCTTGTCGGGGTTCATGGCCGGCCTGTTCGGCATCGGCGGCGGCGCCATTCTGGTGCCGGTGTTCTACGAGTGCTTTCGCCTCGTCGGGGTGCCGCTGGAAGTGCGCATGCCGCTCTGCATCGGCACGTCGCTGGCCATCATCATCCCGACCTCGCTGTCGTCGTTTCGCGCCCACTACAAAAGAGGCGCGGTCGACATGGAAATCCTCAAACTATGGTACGTGCCGATCGTGATCGGCGTTCTCGCCGGCAGCGTCACCGCGCGCTTCGCACCGGAGCGCCTGTTCAAGATCGTCTTCGTGATGGTGGCGTGGACGGCCGCCACCCGCCTGCTGCTCACGCGCGACGGCTGGAAATTCGGCGACACGATCCCGACCGGCCTGCTGATGCGGCTCTATGGTGTCGTCATCGGTCTGCTGTCGACCCTGATGGGCGTCGGCGGCGGCCTGTTCGCGAACCTGCTGATGACGTTCTACGGCCGGCCGATCCATCAGGCGGTGGCGACCTCGTCGGCGCTGGCCGTGCTGATCTCGATTCCCGGCGCGCTGGGCTACGCCTATGCCGGCTGGCCCGCGGCCGCGCGCTTTCCCGACGTCGCCGCGCTGCAACTGCCGTTCGCGATCGGCTATGTCTCGCTGATCGGCGCAGTGCTGGTGATGCCGACCACGCTGATCACCGCGCCGCTCGGCGTGAAGCTTGCGCACGCGCTGTCAAAACGCGCGCTCGAAATCGCGTTCGGCACGTATCTGTTTATCGTCGGCGGACGGTTCGTGGTCAGCCTTTTGAATGGCGCGTGA
- a CDS encoding DUF3658 domain-containing protein, translated as MKREQAVRIQKHVLDADAALDRARTAIADLGKKERLALDGLLQEAVETLHLELLEEIYAQYPDLEPTPMEEEVPAISSTLTWDQVRLPPSVTEADLDSIILSSLKPQWQKTAMVVFRAMDRCEERGLPIGDEAIAARLQVLAASDRIEGIGDLRKWRHSEVRLKD; from the coding sequence ATGAAGCGCGAGCAAGCCGTCCGCATTCAAAAGCACGTCCTCGACGCCGACGCCGCTTTGGATCGCGCGAGAACCGCGATCGCGGATCTCGGAAAAAAGGAACGACTGGCCCTCGATGGATTGCTTCAAGAAGCCGTCGAGACGTTGCATCTCGAGCTACTCGAAGAAATCTACGCCCAGTATCCCGACCTGGAACCAACTCCTATGGAAGAAGAAGTGCCGGCCATCAGCAGCACCCTCACATGGGATCAGGTTCGCCTGCCGCCCTCTGTGACCGAAGCGGACCTCGACAGCATCATTTTGTCATCGCTGAAGCCGCAATGGCAAAAGACCGCGATGGTGGTCTTTCGAGCCATGGACCGCTGCGAAGAGCGTGGCCTGCCGATCGGCGATGAGGCGATTGCCGCACGACTGCAGGTGCTTGCCGCTTCCGATCGCATCGAAGGCATCGGCGATCTCCGCAAATGGCGTCATAGCGAAGTGCGACTGAAGGACTGA
- a CDS encoding malonate--CoA ligase: MNTTANANLFSRLFDGLDDPDRLAIEMLDGTGISYADLIARAGQMANVLVARGVKPGDRVAAQTEKSVPALVLYLATVRAGAVYLPLNTAYTLNELEYFIGDAEPSLIVCDPSKAEGIGAIAAKVKAKVETLGADGKGSLTDAAAKADAAFATVARGNDDLAAILYTSGTTGRSKGAMLTHDNLASNSYSLVDYWRFTDKDVLIHALPIYHTHGLFVASNVTLFARASMIFLPKFDPELIIKLMARATVLMGVPTFYTRLLQSPALTKDATKHMRLFISGSAPLLADTHREWSARTGHAVLERYGMTETNMNTSNPYDGERVPGAVGHPLPGVSVRVTDPETGKEIARDTIGMIEVKGPNVFKGYWRMPEKTKSEFRDDGFFITGDLGKIDDKGYVHILGRGKDLVISGGFNVYPKEIESEIDAMPGVIESAVIGVPHADFGEGVTAVVVCNKGAEVTEAGVLGALDGRLAKFKMPKRVFVVEELPRNAMGKVQKNILRDTYKDIYAK, encoded by the coding sequence ATGAACACGACCGCCAACGCCAACCTGTTTTCCCGCCTGTTCGACGGCCTCGACGATCCGGACCGGCTCGCGATCGAAATGCTCGACGGCACGGGCATCAGCTATGCCGACCTGATCGCCCGCGCCGGCCAGATGGCGAACGTGCTGGTGGCGCGCGGCGTCAAGCCCGGCGACCGCGTCGCGGCGCAGACCGAAAAATCGGTGCCGGCGCTGGTGCTGTATCTCGCCACGGTGCGCGCGGGCGCGGTCTACCTGCCGCTCAACACCGCCTACACGCTGAACGAGCTCGAATACTTCATCGGTGACGCCGAGCCGTCGCTGATCGTCTGCGACCCGTCGAAGGCGGAGGGCATCGGCGCGATTGCCGCCAAGGTGAAGGCCAAGGTCGAAACGCTCGGCGCCGACGGCAAGGGATCACTGACGGATGCCGCTGCCAAGGCCGATGCGGCCTTCGCCACCGTCGCCCGCGGCAACGACGATCTGGCCGCGATCCTCTACACGTCCGGCACCACCGGCCGCTCCAAGGGCGCGATGCTGACGCACGATAACCTCGCGTCGAATTCCTACAGCCTGGTCGACTACTGGCGCTTCACGGACAAGGACGTGCTGATCCACGCGCTGCCGATCTACCACACCCACGGCCTGTTCGTGGCGAGCAACGTGACCCTGTTCGCGCGCGCCTCGATGATCTTCCTGCCGAAATTCGACCCCGAACTGATCATCAAGCTGATGGCGCGCGCCACCGTGCTGATGGGCGTGCCGACCTTCTACACCCGGCTGTTGCAGAGCCCGGCGCTGACGAAGGATGCGACGAAGCACATGCGGCTGTTCATCTCGGGCTCCGCGCCGCTGCTCGCCGACACCCACCGTGAGTGGTCCGCGCGCACCGGCCACGCCGTGCTGGAACGTTACGGCATGACCGAAACCAACATGAACACGTCCAATCCCTATGACGGCGAGCGCGTGCCCGGCGCCGTCGGCCATCCCCTGCCCGGCGTTTCCGTCCGCGTCACCGATCCCGAAACCGGCAAGGAGATCGCGCGCGATACGATCGGCATGATCGAGGTGAAGGGCCCGAACGTCTTCAAGGGCTACTGGCGGATGCCGGAAAAGACCAAATCCGAATTCCGCGACGACGGCTTCTTCATCACCGGCGATCTCGGCAAGATCGACGACAAGGGCTATGTGCACATCCTCGGCCGCGGCAAGGACCTGGTGATATCAGGCGGCTTCAATGTCTACCCGAAGGAAATCGAGAGCGAGATCGACGCCATGCCGGGCGTGATCGAGTCCGCCGTGATCGGCGTACCGCATGCCGATTTCGGCGAGGGTGTTACTGCCGTGGTGGTCTGCAACAAGGGCGCGGAGGTCACGGAAGCCGGCGTGCTCGGCGCGCTCGACGGCCGGCTCGCCAAATTCAAGATGCCGAAGCGCGTGTTCGTGGTCGAGGAACTGCCGCGCAACGCCATGGGCAAGGTGCAGAAGAACATCTTGCGGGATACGTATAAGGATATCTACGCGAAATAG
- a CDS encoding SDR family oxidoreductase yields MSNSGKRVAWVTGGGSGIGESGAEFLAADGWTVVVSGRRKEELERVVANITKKGGKAEAIQLDVSNKGDVNKAADQILAKHGRIDLLVNSAGINVPKRSWADMELEGWDKLVEVNLNGVLYCMRAVLPAMRKQQDGCIINVASWAGRHVSKMPGPAYTTTKHAVLALTHSFNMDECVNGLRACCLSPGEVATPILKLRPVVPSEEEQAKMLQPEDCGRTIAFVASMPPRVCMNEILISPTHNRGFIQTPANRD; encoded by the coding sequence ATGTCAAATAGCGGGAAACGTGTGGCCTGGGTGACCGGCGGTGGCAGCGGGATCGGCGAATCCGGGGCGGAATTTCTCGCCGCCGACGGCTGGACCGTGGTGGTTTCGGGCCGCCGCAAGGAAGAACTCGAACGCGTGGTCGCCAACATCACCAAAAAGGGCGGCAAGGCCGAGGCGATCCAGCTCGATGTCAGCAACAAGGGCGACGTCAACAAGGCCGCCGACCAGATCCTCGCCAAACACGGCCGGATCGACCTTCTGGTCAACAGCGCGGGCATCAACGTGCCGAAGCGCAGCTGGGCCGACATGGAACTGGAAGGCTGGGACAAGCTTGTCGAGGTCAACCTCAACGGCGTGCTCTATTGCATGCGCGCGGTACTGCCGGCGATGCGCAAACAGCAGGACGGCTGCATCATCAACGTCGCATCCTGGGCCGGCCGTCACGTCTCGAAAATGCCGGGCCCGGCCTACACCACGACAAAACATGCGGTGCTGGCGCTGACCCATTCGTTCAACATGGATGAATGCGTCAACGGCCTGCGCGCCTGCTGCCTGTCGCCCGGCGAGGTCGCCACCCCGATCCTGAAGCTGCGCCCGGTGGTGCCGTCGGAGGAGGAGCAGGCAAAAATGCTGCAGCCGGAAGATTGCGGCCGCACCATCGCCTTCGTCGCCAGCATGCCGCCGCGGGTGTGCATGAACGAGATCCTGATCAGCCCGACGCACAACCGCGGATTCATCCAGACGCCCGCGAACCGGGATTAG